The genome window GATATCAATAAAGCGTTCATAGTGACCAAGGTCCAAGTCTGTCTCTGCGCCATCGTCTGTGACAAATACTTCCCCGTGTTGGTAAGGGCTCATCGTCCCTGGGTCAATATTGATATAAGGGTCAAATTTTTGGATGGTCACTTTCAATCCACGATTTTTGAGCAAGCGACCAAGACTTGCTGCGACAATCCCTTTCCCGATGGATGATACGACACCACCTGTGACAAAAATATATTTTGTTGACATGTGCTTTCCTCTTCTTCTAATGTTGTAGAGGCCATTCCTCTTTGCAGAAAAAACAAAAATAGCTCCCTAATCCTTAGGGAGCTCCGACCTCAAAATGAGGTGCCCGAACAATATCTTACCGCAAATGGATTACTTTGTCAAATTGAAAAATTCATGAAAATGATTTTCGCTGTTTACACGACCTTTTCCACTCCATTTTGTGTGACGAGAAATTTCTCAAATTGAAGCTGAGGCATGCAAAGAGCAAGGTCCTTGTGGATTCGTTCTAGCGCTTCTAAACGCATCTCGACTGACGTCTCGGTATTTCCTTGGATGACAAAGAGGGCGTTTTGCGTAGTCTCCTCAAATTTGTAATGGTCACTATCGCGTACATCCAACCAAGCCAGAACTCCTTTTTGATCCCGGTAGACAGGATCTGTCGGTGCGACATGTTTTTCACTAGAAAGGATAGGGAGAAAGAGATCGTCTCTTTGACTCACTGTAAATTCAATCGGTCCCTCAATCTTATCTAGGTCATGTCCTCCGATCGCGAGAAAAGACTTCAGCGATTCGACATTATAGATATCGATGATGCTATTGATCTGAGGAAGAGCTCCTCGATGCTGGATGTTTCGGATAAGAGCTAGGACTGTTGGTGGATTTTTCTTGATGCTACGCCCTACTTTTTGCAAAAGGTCTGTATACCCTTTAATGACAGGAGATGCCACTACTTCTTCTGTCTGACACTGGAGCGCCCATTGTTCAAGCTCTTTCTTCTTTTCAAGAAAAGAAGGGAGCAAAACTGCTTGAGGATCCACATTTCTAGCAATTCCGACCACAACTGTATCAATACCAAGAGCTACTAAACTTTGATCTAAACGAAAGTCCATCTGGAACACCTCCTATTGGGAATCCTTACACGTTTATCATACACCATTTCGCCACTTTTCTCAATGCAAACAAAAAGAGAGTGGGACAGAAATCGGTCATTCGTTAGAATTCGATTTCGTCGTCCTACCTCCGCACAGTTGAGTAGGGCTGTAAAAGCTGATGAAATCAGCGTAGTAGAGTCCACTCAACCACTGCGTCTTGCTCGACAATCCAAAAACAATTGAGAGGCTAGGACTTTTGTCCCAGCCTCTTCTTATGATTTATTCTTCTTCCTCGTCTTCAGAATCCTCTTCTTCGTCGTCTTCTTCGCTTAATTCAACTTCCTCACCCAAATCATCTGGTACGATTTCATTGATTTCAGCATCGTAAGCTTCGACTTCACTCTTTTCATCATCTGGATTTTCTTCATCATATGAAAGAGCTGGATCTGCTTCGTAAACTTCTTCGTCTTCTGGATCATCGTCGTTGTAGTCGATCGCATCTTCGTCTCCATCCATGAAGGCATTGACACGTTTTTTCTTCCGTTTCTTAGGAGTTTCATCTTCGTCTGTTTCTTCAAGAGCGATGATTTCTTCGTCAACTTCATCGATGGCATACCATGAACGAAGACCCCATTTGTTATCTCCAAGTGGGATAAAGCTTCCATCTACATTCAATTCTGTGTAGAACAATGGAAGAGCTTCACGGATCTCGCTGTTTGATTTTTCAAGGTAATTTTGAATTTCATTTACAAGATCGCTAAAGTACATTTCATGGTCACGTCCGCGTAATTCCAAAATCGCACGCGCCACTTCAATCATAGAAAGTTCACTTTTTTCTTGTCCAGCAAATACTTCTAATTCCAAGGGTAAATCTCCTTATGTTTCATTTCCTAAATGGAGAAGGATCCGGTCTTCAACCTCATCCTATCCTCAATGATAGATTGAAAACTTCTCGTCACTAAATCTATCACGCATTTTATCGTTACACTCTATTGTACGATAAATTTCCCCTTTCGTCAAAGGAAAATTCCAGGATTCTCCATGAAATAAAAAAAAGAAGAGCCTCACGGCTCTTCTTTTTTATCTAAATTATTTTACTTTTGCTGTGCTTGTGATCACGTTCACTGCTTTCTTCACTGTGATGTCATGTTTCAACATTTCTGGTGAAAGAAGGTTGCGAACTTGTTCAACTGGCATGTTGTAATCTGCTGCCAATTGTTCAATTTCAGCGTTGATTTCTTCTTCAGTTGCTTCGAAGCCTTCTGCTTTCGCTACTGCTTCAACCACAAGGTTTGTCTTCGTACGGCTTTCAGCTTCTGCTTCGTATTGTTTGTGAAGATCTTCTTGAGTTGTTCCAGTGATTTGGAAATACATTTCAGGTGAGATACCTTGACGTTGCATGTTTCCAAGGAACTCGTTGATTGAACGGTGTACTTCTTCGTGGATCATTTCTTCTGGAAGGTCAACGATTTCAGCGTTTTCAACCGCAAGATCGATAGCTGCTGCTTCTACTGCATCGTTGTATGCTTCTTCTTTAGCTGCTGCCAATTCTTTGCGGTATTTTTCTTTCAATTCAGCAAGAGTTTCAACTTCTTCGTCGATGTCTTTTGCCAATTCATCGTCAAGAGCTGGTACTTCTTTTGCTTTTACTTCGTGGATAGTTGTCACGAATTTCGCTTCTTTACCTGCAAGGTCAGCTGCTTGGTAGTCTTCTGGGAATGTTACGATCACATCAACTGTTTCACCAGCAGAGTGTCCAACCAATTGGTCTTCGAAACCTGGGATGAATTGACCTGAACCAAGTCCAAGTGAGAAGTTGTCACCTTTACCACCGTCGAATTCAACACCGTCGATAGAACCTACGAAGTCGATCACAACTGTGTCACCTTCTGCTGCAGCACCTTCTTTAACAACCAATTCAGCCAAGTTATTGCGTTCGCGTTCGATACGAGCATCCACATCAGCGTCTGTTACTTCTTTAGAAACTTCTACTGATACTTCAAGGTCTTTGTAAGCACCCAATTTTACTTCAGGTTTTGTTACAACAGCTGCTGTCAATGTCCAGTCTTGACCTTTTTCCATAGATACAACATCGAAAGTTGGTTGTGCTACAACTTCGATTCCAGCTTCTTTAACAGCTGCTTCGTACGCTGCTGGAAGAAGATCATTCAAAGCATCTTGGTAAAGAGCTTCTTCACCGAAACGTTGGTTGAAGATTGGACGTGGAATATGACCTTTACGGAATCCAGGTACGTTCAAAGTTTTCTTAACTGACTCAAACACACGGTCCAAAGCAGGTTTGATTTGCTCTTGGCTGATTGTGAAAGTCAATACACCGTGGTTAGTTTCTTTGTTTTCAAATGATACAGACATTCTGTCTCTCCTTAAAATAATATAGTCATTCCTTATAATTTTACCACAAAACTTTGAAAATGCAAGTTTTAAAACGTTTTTGCCTCTCTTTTCATTCAAAAAAACTAGCCCTTAAAAGCTAGTTCTGATTATGATTTTCGGATGGGATCATCGAGGTAGAGAGCACGGGCGCCACCGATCAATTTTGGCCGACTGGCGAGCGCTGTGACATGGGCTCCACCTAGTTCACGCAAGATAGGGCGAATTGGAACTTGCACGTGTTTGACATGCATCCCTACTGAGGTATCTCCGATGTCTAACCCGGCTTGGGCTGTGATAAATTCCACCTCAACAGGATCCTTAAAATACTTGAAAGCTGCGAGTTGTCCAGCCCCTCCTGCATGGAGACTCGGAAGGACATTGACGATTTCTAGGTCCTTTTTATCTGCCAATTCTCTTTCAACCACCAAGGCGCGAT of Streptococcus sp. S5 contains these proteins:
- a CDS encoding B3/B4 domain-containing protein, whose translation is MDFRLDQSLVALGIDTVVVGIARNVDPQAVLLPSFLEKKKELEQWALQCQTEEVVASPVIKGYTDLLQKVGRSIKKNPPTVLALIRNIQHRGALPQINSIIDIYNVESLKSFLAIGGHDLDKIEGPIEFTVSQRDDLFLPILSSEKHVAPTDPVYRDQKGVLAWLDVRDSDHYKFEETTQNALFVIQGNTETSVEMRLEALERIHKDLALCMPQLQFEKFLVTQNGVEKVV
- the rpoE gene encoding DNA-directed RNA polymerase subunit delta — translated: MELEVFAGQEKSELSMIEVARAILELRGRDHEMYFSDLVNEIQNYLEKSNSEIREALPLFYTELNVDGSFIPLGDNKWGLRSWYAIDEVDEEIIALEETDEDETPKKRKKKRVNAFMDGDEDAIDYNDDDPEDEEVYEADPALSYDEENPDDEKSEVEAYDAEINEIVPDDLGEEVELSEEDDEEEDSEDEEEE
- the tig gene encoding trigger factor; the protein is MSVSFENKETNHGVLTFTISQEQIKPALDRVFESVKKTLNVPGFRKGHIPRPIFNQRFGEEALYQDALNDLLPAAYEAAVKEAGIEVVAQPTFDVVSMEKGQDWTLTAAVVTKPEVKLGAYKDLEVSVEVSKEVTDADVDARIERERNNLAELVVKEGAAAEGDTVVIDFVGSIDGVEFDGGKGDNFSLGLGSGQFIPGFEDQLVGHSAGETVDVIVTFPEDYQAADLAGKEAKFVTTIHEVKAKEVPALDDELAKDIDEEVETLAELKEKYRKELAAAKEEAYNDAVEAAAIDLAVENAEIVDLPEEMIHEEVHRSINEFLGNMQRQGISPEMYFQITGTTQEDLHKQYEAEAESRTKTNLVVEAVAKAEGFEATEEEINAEIEQLAADYNMPVEQVRNLLSPEMLKHDITVKKAVNVITSTAKVK
- a CDS encoding TIGR01440 family protein, with the translated sequence MDLEQLKKDTKEILVDVLEKSRLHQGQILVLGMSSSEVAGGQIGKASNIDIAEAIVQTLLDELNPRGIYLAVQGCEHLNRALVVERELADKKDLEIVNVLPSLHAGGAGQLAAFKYFKDPVEVEFITAQAGLDIGDTSVGMHVKHVQVPIRPILRELGGAHVTALASRPKLIGGARALYLDDPIRKS